Genomic DNA from Pelosinus sp. IPA-1:
AGGGAGCATTACATACGAAAAACTATGGATTTGGTAAAAATCTCAGTGGACTTGACTTTTAATTTTGTATCTAGTAGTATTTAGCTAACGAACGGTCGTTAAGATAAATATCTATTGAAATGCAAAGGAGAAAATCATGAGTAAACCAATTAAAACAAAAGTATCCATCACTGCACAAGGAACTTGCCTTATGCGGGCCATCTCTTACTATGAGAAAGATCCATGTTACAAGAGTGAAGATTTCATTGCTTCAGCCATTCTACCATCATTTCTTACTACAACAGCTAAATACAATTTTTCACGAGCTATCTTAAAAAAAGCCTTTTTTAAAGTTCCTGGTATTTATGAGTATGTCATTTCAAGGACCCACTTTATTGATGGGATATTTAAAGATGAGTTAAGCGGCATAGAACAAGTGTTGATATTAGGAGCCGGATTTGATTCGCGGGCGATACGATTTGAAAAAGAATTAAAAAATAGTAAAGTATTTGAAATTGATGCGGCGCCCACCCAGCAGGCAAAAAGAATTACATTTGCGGAAAGAAACATCGACTTTCCCAAAAATCTGAAGTTTGTTTCATTAGATCTTATCCAGGAAACGTTATTGGACAAATTAGAGGAAGCGGGATTTGAAAAAAATCGGAAATGTCTTTTTTTATTAGAAGGGCTGACATACTATCTTCCTCAAGATACGATTGTTAGTATGTTTAATTTCATAAGCAACTATGCTGCAAAAGGAAGCCAACTAATTTTTGATTATGCATTTGCTTCAACGCTTAACCAAGAAAGCAATTCCGCCAATACGAAAAAACATTACCAAACTCTTGTCAAAGCAGGTGAAAAGCCTGGGTTTGTACTTGAGGGAGAGATAAAGGATTTTTTAGAAAAATATAGTTTTGAAGTAATGGAAGAATTAGATTCGGTTAAATTAGCAAAAAAATATTTTAATACTGATGATTTTCAACCAGCTGCGCAACAATTCAAACTTGTCAGGGCAGTCAAATAGAATTTCTAAGAAGGTGCTTAGACAATATTAATATGCAAAAGGTCGTTTATTGGCATAACTAGTACTCTATACAATAGAGATAAATATGGAATAATCAGGTAAAATAGTATATATTGAAATATATAATTATAATTGCTGGCAGTAAGGGATAACAATAGGAGGAAAGATGAAACTAACAGTTTTAGTCGATAATAATACTATAATTGATAGATATTTTCATGGTGAACCAGGAGTATCTTATTTCATCGAGTGCGATGGCAGAAAATACTTGTTTGATACTGGATATTCCGACATATTTTTGAGGAATGCCATTAAAATGGGTATTAACTTATTAGGGTTAGATGCTGTAGTTATTTCACACGGTCACAATGACCATACTTGGGGACTTGGTGAGTTAGTTAAACTATACACGGAGGCTGCATGTGAAGGGCATGAGTGCAAAAAAACTA
This window encodes:
- a CDS encoding SAM-dependent methyltransferase, with translation MSKPIKTKVSITAQGTCLMRAISYYEKDPCYKSEDFIASAILPSFLTTTAKYNFSRAILKKAFFKVPGIYEYVISRTHFIDGIFKDELSGIEQVLILGAGFDSRAIRFEKELKNSKVFEIDAAPTQQAKRITFAERNIDFPKNLKFVSLDLIQETLLDKLEEAGFEKNRKCLFLLEGLTYYLPQDTIVSMFNFISNYAAKGSQLIFDYAFASTLNQESNSANTKKHYQTLVKAGEKPGFVLEGEIKDFLEKYSFEVMEELDSVKLAKKYFNTDDFQPAAQQFKLVRAVK